The stretch of DNA aGCCACTTCCGGGCGAAGCCCGCGTCgtcgtggcggcggcggggtctcCATCCCGCGCGCGCTCGCGGCCCGGCGGCGCATCACCCGCTTCGGCTGGCGGTAGATCCCCTGCTCCGGCTGCTGGGGGCCTCGCGCGGCGCCACCCTGCCCTCGGATCCACCGCGGCGGCGCCCTGGTGGCTCTCCTGCGCGATTGTCTATCGCCGCTCCCATGGCACTCCTCCTCCGGCCTGTCGGCGACTTCGCTGGCCGTGTCTTGCCCCCTCCGCTGTCACCGGCTGCTTCCTGGTGCAGCGTGGCCTCTCCCCAAGATCCACCTCCCGCAGCGCCACCCCCTGCCCCGACCTTCAGCTGCTGTTGACCCTCCCGACTGCTCCTCCCAGTGGCCCGGCCATGCCTCCTCCTTTCGGCTGGCTGTGGATGCTTCTCGCCTGGCCATGCCTCCTCTTTGTTGGCTGTGGATACTACTGGTGTTGGCGATTCCGGGTTTCCCCTGCCCAGATCTGGCCCTCGATGGATGGTGGGGGATCAGGTGCCTGCAGCAAGGTTGGCGATGGTGGATGTCCTAGGTGGTGGCGATTCCCGCGGCTCCTGTTGAAGGGTGCATCTCCCCTTCCTGCGATGGTGGTTCAAGCGAGTGTTTTGGTTTCCTCGTCTTCGAATCCTGAGCTGGCGGCATTTGGGATTGTCCAGTCAAAGACCAAGGCGAAATCCTTGCTCAGCTTGTTGTTGCTGGCAGTGGCGACACTTGCGGGTGCCGTGTCCTTGTTGAAGGCGCTGCCATGGTCTTTTGTCTGTGTCTTGCTTCGCGCACCGGAGGAAACCCCTAGGTCTGGTTCACCAAAGCGGACAGCGGCGGCGTCCCGACGGCGTATCCTTCTTGAAGGCGCGGTCTTGGTTGCTCCTGGCGTCTCCGGTGTTGGAATTGAAGATGGTGGACGCCAAGCTTGGTTTTGGGCTGCTTCTCAGGGCATGGGCATCCGGGGCGCAATGTAGCCTCATccatgtcttcttcctcctgctcAGCCGAACCCTGCTTCCCACTTGCCAACTCCTCTAGGCGCTTAAGGTGGGGGTATGTTGATTTGGTCTGTCCTGGAGCGGTGGCCGTGCGACGGTGGTGCCTTGCGATGGTTGTGACGTGGTCTAGGTGCTCTGGGTCTCGTCTCCTCGTCTTCCTTGGCTGGAGTTTGAGCTAGGAAAGATTATGTTGTGTTGTATTCTTTCCCACTTCCCCCTCTCTTATCTATGTTACTCTTGTTCTCTCCTACCTATCAATGAAATGATATGCAAACTTTGCATATTGGCGAAAAAAAGAAGTCCAATACAACTGGTGTCATCTCTTCTTCTCTTTAGTCTGAAGAAACAATTCCATGCAAAATTACCGTGCAAGATACTGTTGAGCATCCAAACGAGTACATTACTATAATAAATTTACAACATGATATTCAATTCATATTGTTTTCctattttttgttttgtttttcatATCTGCGTTCCAAACGGGGACTGAAACGGTAGAACTTCAGCTAGCTGCTATTCGCAGCGGATTGCCACAAGCAGCGACGTGGATGTGTGGCGGGCTGGCGGCTCGTTCGCCCACGGCCGGCAGCCGCAGAATCTTACGGTCGCCGCTGGATAAGTTCTGGTAATCCCCAAATCCACAAGAGAGCGATCGGTTTCCATGAATAAACAACAATTGCCCGGCACCTGTGTATACGAAGCAAACAGCTCTTCCGTGCCGTCGTTTCCTGACCGTCAGTATTCTGTCTGTCCGGACAAAATACCTCTGCTGCTGCCTGCACTGGAGATCGCCATCCGAGAGGTTTCAATAGCCACGCTCTCAgatcaaaataaataaatagccacACTCTTCGTAGCCGGCCGGTCGGATCCCGGCGACGGCGACCGGCGGCCTGGCACGAAACTGGGGACGGAGCAATTACATTGTACTGTAATGCCGCACGCCACCGGGCCGAGAGGGCGACGTCTCCATCCTGACCAATTTTTTTGAAGGCAAGCTGTTTCCGCATATGATACGGGATCAGGATGGCGAGCGCCGCTCGAAAAACCGTCTCTCGCATTCCCGCGCAACCCCCCTGGTTTGTACAATAAATTTAAAAAATGCTGCTTTCTCCGGTATAAAGCGCGCCATCCCGCCGCGTCCCCAAACAGCTCAGCGCAGCCACAACCCACAACTCACTGCTTGATTCTCGTTGCGTAGTAGGGTTCCAAACCAGAGAGCAAGAAGCGGATTGTTATCGGTTCTTTTCGTTTGAAGGAGTGAGTGAATTAAGGTTGTGCATCGGTCGAGGTTGATCGAAGATGGGTGACCTGATTCCGGGGCTCCCGGAGGAGGTGGCGCGGGAATGCCTGCTCCGGGTGGGGTTCCGTCAGCTCCCAGCAGCGCGCCGCACCTCGCGGCAGTGGAAGGCGGAGGTGGAGTCGCCGCTCTACGGCCGCCTCCGCCGGGCCAACGGCCATGCCCGCCCGATCCTCGCCCTCGCCCAGGCCCTTCCCGCGCTCGCCGCCTCCGGCCCGGCCCGCAAGTACGCTGCGTCCGCCGCCCTCTCCAACTCCTACCGGCTCGTGCTCCACGACCCGGCCGACGGAGGGTGGGCCACTCTGCCCCCGCTCCCAGGCGGCCGGGGGCTCCCGCTCTTCTGCCAGCTCGCCGCCGTGGCCTGTGGCGAGAGGAGGAAGCTGGTGGTGGTGGGCGGCTGGGACCCTGAGACGTGGGCGCCGACGGACACGGTGCACGTGTACGACTTCCTGGAGGGCGCGTGGCGGAGCGGCGCGCCGATGCCTGGGCCGCGTCGGTCGTTCTTCGCATGCGCGGCGACCGGAAGAAGGGTGTTCGTCGCCGGCGGCCACGACGAGGAGAAGAACGCGCTGCGGTCGGCGGCGGCATACGACGCCGAGGCCGACGCGTGGGCGGCGCTGCCCGACATGGCGCTGGAGCGGGACGAGCCAAGAGGGGTCCGCGTCGGCGCCAGGTTCGTCGTGGTTGGCGGGTACCCGACGGAGGCGCAGGGCCGGTTCACCGGCACCGGCGAGGCATTCGACACAGACGCCTGGGCGTGGGATCCAGTGCTGGACAGGATAGTCAACGAGGGGGCGTGCCCGGGGACGTGCTGCGCCGCGCCGTCCGCGGCAGGCgccatgtacatgctacgtgacGGCCACCTCGCGGTGCGGGACGGCGACAGCGGGTGGCGGGCGGTGGCGCCGGTACCGGAGGACGGGCGCGCGGCGACGGTCATCGTGGCCATCGGGGACGGCCGCGTGGCCGCCATCGGCGCCGGGCGCCACGGCGGTGAGCAGGCCGTGTATGTGCTCAACAAGGAGGCTGGAACCAACGGGGCGGCGCCGTCGTGGGCGCGCGCCCGGGCGCCGCAGGAGTTCGCCGGGCACGTGCAAGCCGCGTGTTGCGTAGAAGTATGATACAGTAACAAAAAATCAGTATATGTACAGTTGTCAATTAAATCTGAATGTTAGTGGCGTTTAGAAAACAACGTACTAAAATTTAAACCATACGGAAAAATCTACAAGACTGCAACATGTACTTAGACGATGCCCAACGCGTTGCCATGGGATCGGTTGCAATATATTAGACATGAATGTTTGGATACATAATAATATacaaattaaaattaaaaatatATATAATTCATTGTATTTAGTTACTAAGGTGATCCATACATGTTTGAATGTTGAGTTGGACTTTTTTCAATGCATGTTTatatgatgaggtggcatgcGTGAATGTGAAGAAAAATATGCTACTTTCTTTGTTCACAAATATAGGACATTCTTAGTTTTTTTTAGTCGGATGTATATAAGACACGTTTTAATTTGTTTGCTCACTCATTTTAGTTCGTATGTAATTTCGATTAAGCATCACACTAGAAAAAAGTCTCGATAGCAAACTCCTCAAAGCTAGCAAACTTCTCTGCTGCGTAGATAACTATCTCGAAAGTTTATAGCAAAGTTCTTGAAAGATTTTAGCAATCTTCTCCAAATTCTAAATTTATGTGCACTAGCAAACACATTAATTAGTCCCACACTGTTTCTGTCCAACAATCACCAAAACCTTCAGGATCACTCGATTGCACCAACAAATATCGGACAATGCATCACTATACTAAGAAATTGTAAACTATAAAACGGAAAGCGAAGAAAATCACCTTATCGGCATTTTTTTGAGCATGTCGCCATCGCAACTTGTAGTGTACGAATTCATCCCATCGATGGACAACAGTGGCGGCGGGGTTGGCTACGTGGCAGGAGGAGGCGGGGTGGCACTTGCGGGAGCCGCGACATGGCGAGGGTACGTAGACCAGGCgcattcttctttttctttgcgaTCGTCGCTGTGTTGACAGCCGCCTTTTCGGTCGGCGAACAATTCCTTTTGTCGGTCCGTTGCACCAAGGTCAGTAAGGTGGTCGTGCCTGAGGGTCTGTCGTTGACGCTTTGCTGCCGATGTTCCTCCCCTTTTGCCGCCTTTTTGGAGCTTGCGCCGCTGAATTCGTAGCCGCTGGTGGGTCTCCAGCACCGCCGTTGGTGTCCAAGGGTGCAGTGGCGGACGGCCCACCCATTCGGATGTTCATCGGGGAAGGGGGCGGCCGGTGGCGGGTAGCAGGGCAGTGTCGTCAGGGTGGGCAGGAGGAGCTGCGGGAGTTTTAGTCTGCTGAACGGCGGCAGACGAAATTTAAGAGAGGTGGGGCTGATTTTGGGAATCAAAAACTCATATTTCGTTCAAATTGCTAGTTGACTCATTTTTTCTCAGAAGTCACTTTTGCTCCTCAAATTTGAGTTTCAGGGGATCTGCTAGAGATGTTATTAGTCTATATTATGGATTTCTTGTGCAATTGCTTGTCGGGAGTGGCATGAATACTCGTGTGGTTGCTTTTAGTTTCTCCTAACCCATAGTAATCAGTTGTCAATGAAAGAAAGTTCATCCGATCAGCAAGCGAATCTGCCATTGGGTTACTGCACGTCGGATGAAGAATCGTTCAACTTTTCCTCCAAGATGTTTGATCTATGATCCATGACAGCATACACTAAGCTTGCGTAATCCACGTCCAAATCGTTTCagtacatataactaaagcaatGCCAGGACCAAATGATAAGGCATAAAAGCACAGATGAGAACAATACATCTGAGGCAGCAGATGTATCCTACCAGGCAACATCTGGTGGGTTTTGAGTATGTGCAAATGACAAGGGTAAGAAACTAAGAATACCAACCACAGCCAGAAATCCAGACAATGCATGATGAAACATACTAACATAGCACAATCTTAGCTTACCGATTATGAACTGTGCATGGTGATAATACAACTGGAAGTTCATTAACCACTAGTGTTGATTGGCTCCATACCAGAGGTGAAAATGGGGCTCCAACAGAAATGACAGCAGGTATGGTCCATATACTCATGTTAAGTAATCTGAAGCAAGCAGAGAGAGCACCACTATTTGTTGCCAAGGCAAGATGCATCACGTGATGCAAATGGATCCAACAAGCGCGCTGCTTATACTGAAGCTCGAGATGAAGGCGGTCTATCGCACGGGCTGTTGGTTGTAGTGGCTCTTCTCTTTCTTCTTTGCAGCAGCGAGCTTCGCACTCCTAGCGGCGGCCTCCATCGCAGCGTGCTTGGCGGCAGCATCCACCTCCTTGCTTGATTTTTTCTTTTTCGATGCAgctatcttcttcatcttctCCTTCAAGTCTACAGCGGTAGCTTCCTCTCCAGACTTTGTATCATCGGCCGCCTCTCCATGGTCCTTGCTGGAATCCACTTCATTGGGCTGGTCTTTGGAATCCTTAGATGGTTTCTCCTTCCTTAGTTTCTTCTTTTTCGAAGTCTTGCTTTCTGATGGTACAGGAAGACCCTTCTTATCCCCATCTCCTTTCTGTCCATCAGGCTTTCTTTCAGCTGAAAAGTACCAAAATCAAACACTTGTCAGTTTAGTAAAGATTACACACGCACAAAAACATTTAACGAGAAGATAAAGAACGGTTGATCGATCGATTTTGTATAGGTCATAGCATGATTACATTACATACATTTACTCGTGACGTCAGCCAGTGTAGCATTTTCAGAAATCCCCAACTCGGCCAGAACAGCATCTAGTTCTGCAAGCTCTTTCTTCTTCAATTCCTTCTTTGAAAGTTGTTTTTCTGTGTCTTTAGAATGTACAGGCACTGGAGCAGATTCTTTAACCTCAGGTTCAGATGGTACATCAACTTCATGTCCATGCTCAGGTTCCTCTAGCTCATCATCACCCACGTCAACATCAAGACCATCATTTTCACTCTCAGTTTCCTGCAGTGTAAATGCAGAGCTAATTAAACCATACTAGAGCCTCTGCTGAGGGGGGAAATAATGCTTGTATCAACACAGAACATCATAAGGAAGAGCAGACACAGCTACGCCGTATACATAGAGAGAGTAGACAGAAGCAGTTCTACACGGACACCTACATTTTTTGGCAGGACCCGATAGTATGAATCAATATCAGATATTATACACGTTCGTATAACAAATGTCATTTGCTGTGTCCAAAATTATATTGCCGAGTCAGACACCCGAATCCGAGTCGGGTTCGGACACCCCATGTTCCTGTCCAACTAACACTAGGAAATATCATTGTGTGTCATACCAGTCACTGAAACAGATTTTCTCATATTGAATCgcaaaaaacaaaaacacaaTAGAACACAAAGAGCATACATCAACCGTTTTTCTTTCTGTTCTATAACTTGTGTTCCCACTCTATCATTACTCTCATTAAAAGCTAGTTTGGCCACATGAGCTGGCAAAATACTGGTTTCTTCACCCCCTTTTGCATCTATATAAGTAAACCTATTACTTAGTATTAGGAACACAGGCCTAAAAAAATGATATGTAATAACGAATCTTACATAGATTACCTTACATGTATGGGAAAGTGAGACTATGGAATGAGCTACTTTTTCTTAGATTGATCACGGGATAAGCAAGTTAAATACACATAGCAAATACACCTAATGGCAGAAAGTGTATTTAAGAATTTAAGCCATTCCTCATGATATAAGATTTTACATATGACACAATCCAGGACAACTTCATAAAGTGCAAATAGTTGTGTACACAAAAGACATGCATAAATGGAAAGCTGAGGAATACGAGTAACCAACACAAAATTGTTGTTTGATGAGTTTTTGTCCATTGTTGCataaaataatatatatatatatatatttaatgAGATTTTTGTGCAGGCTATAAATACAAAGGCAAAATTCATTTAGCATGGCACAATCATGAATGGCAAGCTGCCCACGTTCTTTCACATGCACGTGCATGAAATGTTGGTGCAAGAAATTCGTGTGCATGCGTACGTCCTGGCCACATGCACATTGGCTAGATGTAGTAGTCTAGCTTTGTACGTGTATGTATTCGGGTGTCTCGACCGGCCGGCAAGCTCGTGTGCGTACATATCCGAATACCCATTTTGTATTTATACATCATATGTGTATGTATTTGAGTATCTACGGCCGGTCGGCAAGGGCATAAATACATATCCGAATACCCGGTGCAAGTTACATGCACGGGAGCAGCCGGTGTGTGCTCGTATAATTGGCAAGCTTCAACATTAGGAAAACCAAAGACTCAACCGATCTCGTTGATTTTTGTTGAAAGGCATGCTGGAAGAAACAAGGTATGCATCGGTTTGTTTCCTTTTTTTGCGCGGACTTGGACATCAAGAAGAAGAATAGAAGGAAGAAATCAGCGGCGGGCTGCGTACAACGTCCAGCCCTCCCGTCCTATAAATACAGGAGCTACCACGTCCTGGCCGGCACGCAGAGACACCCAGCCACCACGGCCGCCGCCATCACGTGCACAACAAATCCACGCAGCAACACATCCACAAATCCATCGACCACATCCAGCCACCACGGTCACATAActcgcgcagcaagaagaagtaGAAGGAGAGAAGAGAGATCGGCCTCGACATCTCGTCACAAGAACGCCGACGATCATCCGTACAAGAAGCCGGCGTCTCGACAGCAACATGAACACCAAGTCGTGTTAAGCAACGCATCCTTTGGATTCAGTTAGTGCTGCCTATTATGATCATTATAGCTTAGTGCTAGAATGTGGAAGGTCTAGAGACCTTTTTCTTAATTATCCACCATCGCTTGAGCTGTAACTGAACCTGTACTTGATGTATATAAACTGAGCAATACTAGTGTAAACCATCACGGCATTTCCATCTAGCTGACTTGGTATACATAGCAAAAAGATCCTATCCCCATGGCCGGCACCGCCGCTGCCGGCTCCAGCTCTTCAGCTCCGATCTCTGTCACGTCACTCGCCAACCTCATCACGATCCGTCTCACGCGGGATAACTTCCTGCTATGGAAGACCCAGGCCGTTCCTGCCCTTGCCGCAAACGGCCTGTATGACTATGTCGCGGCACTGTGGAAGCACCACCGCACACCATCATGCAAGGAACCGGTGAGGCAGCCATCGAGGTGGCCAACCCGGAGTTCCTTCACTGGTACCAGCAAGACACAGTTGACAACCTCTGCTGCAGTTTGGACTGCTCTTCATGACATGTTTGCTTCACAAAATCGAGCTCGTGTTATGCAACTAAGGTACCAGCTCTCTAATCTGAAGAAGAACGACCTCTCTGCGTCGGAATACTATCGCAAGATGAAGGGGTTCGCTGATGCCATGGCCTCCATCGGCAAGCCCCTATCTGATGACGAGGTGCTTGGGTACATGCTCGCTGGGCTGGGCTCCGAGTTCGAGCCTCTTGTTGCGTCGATCACGGCACGTGATGACCCCGTGAGCCTCAGCAGCTTTTATGCATTTCTTCTCAGCGCTGAAATTCGTCTTGAGCAGCAGAACTCAACTGGAGAGATCCATCCCTCTGCCAACGCTGCAGCACGTGGCAGCGGTGCACGTGGCGGGCAAGGCGGACAAGCTCGTGGTCGTGGCGGGCGTGGTCGCGGCAATGGGCGCTCCAACCTGAAGTGTCAGGTGTCTGGCAAGGTCGGCCATGACGCGCTTCACTGTCGCAATCGCTTCAACCACGCGTACCAGCCGGAGGAGCACCGCGAGCACTCCAGCAACGTCGCCAACACCGGCTCCTACTCCATGGACATGGACTGGTACGCGGACACTAGTGCCACCGACCACCTGACGAACGATCTCGACCGCCTAACCGTCCATGAGCGCTACGGTGGCAAGGACAAGGTGCACGTCGCCAATGGGGCAGGTTTGTCTATCTCACATGTTGGTCACTCCACTATTTCCGGCTCGTTCAAACCTCTTTATCTTCGCAACATTTTGCATGTTCCTCGTGTAAACAAACACTTGCTATCCGTGCACAAGTTAGTCTCTGACAATGATGCTTTTGCTGAATTTCATCCTCACTTGTTTTATCTAAAGGACCGAGCAACAAGGAAGGTTCTTCTTCGCGGTAGATGTCGTGAAGGTCTTTATCCGGTGCCAAGCTTCAAGTCCTCACCTATCGTGTCTGGTCATCGCGCCTTCTCCGGTGTCAAGCTCTCCTCGGATCTTTGGCATCGAAGATTAGGCCACCCATCCAAAAGTGTCGTTGAGTCAGTTCTTAGGTCAAATAAATTTGCTTGTGCACCTTCGATCGAGTCTAATAATGTTTGTGATGCTTGCCAACGAGCTAAGGTCCATCAATTACCTTTTCGAGATTCGAGTCATGTTACTCATGCTCCGCTTGAAATTATTCATTCTTATGTTTGGGGACCTGCTATTACCTCTCTTGGAGGCTTCAAATATTATGTGAGTTTTTTGGATGACTTTAGTCGTTTCACATGGATTTATCTTCTCAAGAGAAAATCCGATGTCGAGCAAGCATTTTACACCTTCCAAAAACATGTTGAGCGCTTGCTTAATACTAAAATCAAAACTGTCCAGTCTGATTGGGGTGGGGAGTACCATCGCCTATCTAGATATTTTCAGCGGGAAGGCATTACTCATCGTGTATCCTGCCCACACACCTCACAACAAAATGGCATCGCTGAACGCAAGCATCGCCATATCGTTGAAACCGGCAGCGCACTCCTCGCTCATTCCTCTCTCCCAATCCGTTTTTGAGACGAAGCCTTCATTACCGCTTGCTATTTAATTAATCGCATGCCAACTCGTGTTCTTCAAAACACCGCGCCACTCACGTGTCTTCTTAACAAGAAACCAGATTATACTTTTCTCCGTGCCTTTGGATGTGCATGCTGGCAACCTCCGCCCATACAATAATCGTAAACTCGATTTTCGTTCCCGACAGTGCGTATTCTTGGGCTATAGCTCTATGCACAAAGGCTACAAGTGCCTTGATCGATCAACTGGCCGTATTTATATTTCCCGCGACGTTGTTTTTGatgaagaattttttctttttgCAGCCGCATCTTCCACTACTCCCACCACCACACCCATTCTTCCTACACCTCCTTCAGTTTTTCCTCACTACCGGACTCGCGGACTATGCCTACGGCCacgggccgtcggcataggcccctaGGCCGTCGACATAGATCTATGCCTACGgttgccgtcggcataggcccgTCGGCGTAGATGTCGTGAGCATAGTCTTGTCAGACCGTCGGCATAgtatagccgtcggcataggggcctatgccgacggcctgacGTCAGCCGTCGGCATAGTATAGCCGTCGGCAGTGTTTTTCGTCTGACGGCAACGGACGGCGCCGTCAAAAGCGCTGACGAATCACGCAATGCCACGTTACAGAGCTATGTcgacggcaaagccgtcggcatacctCTGCCACGTGGCAATCCGTGGTACTCCTGGTGGCAGGGCTATGCCTACAGCAAAGCCGTAGGCATATCTCTACCACGTGTCATCTCCTGGTTCCTCCTGGCAGCagggctatgcctacggcaaagccgtcggcatagattttcAGCTATGCCTACGGCTTTGCTGTAGGCATAGATGTGCCACGTGGCAAGCCCTGGTAACTCCTGGGCGtatatatgccgacggctttgccgtaggcatagtttTTTCCCCTGTTTTCTCTTTTCCAATTCATTTGACAGCATTTCAAAACAGAACAATATGAAATTATGCAGAATATGACAATTCATCATGtaaacatactcaagttcatctaaacatactcaagttcaccatcatcatctaaacatactcaagttcatcaCATCATCTAAAGATCATCACCGACGGAAGTTCATGAACATAAAAGTAGTGCAAGACATGAAACATCATAAAAGTAGGAATATGAAAGGCATGGCACGATGGCCACATGCACGGAATCACCAAGCAagaccacctccgccaaaaccaccacctcctccgtcaaaaccaccaccacctccgccaaaaccgCCATCGCGACCACCACCACTCTGCCAGATCGGAGTGACTGGGGTCGACAGAGCAGGAGTCGAGCCACCGGTCCCCTACATGTTTCAGAAAAGATTCTAACGGTAAATATGATATGATAGTGTTTCATGAACGAGAACTAGTTTGCCAGTAGTTAGGCAAATGTACTAACCGGACCATCACTGCCTAGTGCCACCCATTCATCGAACGTGGGCACGTGTGGGGGTTCTCCCGCAGGTGGTGGTGGGGGTCCCATTTGTGGTGGATTCGTGCGGTTACTCCAAGACGCCAACATAGCCTGAATGTTAGTTAAACAAGCAAACTAGAAGATCAGAAGGAATGAAAGTGCAAAAATTTAGCTTGGTTTTAAGAGGGCAAAACTAACCGTCATCATCTGACGGTTGTAATCATCGTTTGCCTTCACTCGTTTCAAGTACTCCCGCACCTCGAGATTCCTATGCTCGACAAACTCCGTATATGCCTACATAATTTAGGTTGTTTCTAAGTGAGCAATGCTGAAAATAAACTTAGAATGCTAGATAGAAAAATATAAAGAGGAAGTACTTACAGCATGCTGGCGGGCTAAGGGAGTCTGTGAACGCCCCGTACTCTCTAACTGGCTCGGGTTGGTAGCCCGAAGCTGTGTGTACGAGATCGAAGGAGTGATCAAGCCGTCGAAACACGGATACCGGCCATTCTTCTTCCCCTGGATGGCCACCACCGCCATGTCGTCGATCTGAGACTGGGCGACCTCAGCAACAGGAACATCCGGATGCAACTCCTGATAGTGATGAATGTAAGGCCCCAGGTGCTCCTCGGTCTTGCCGTCATCAATATTTTATTTTTTACAAGGTTGACGAGAATCGACATTTaatccacctacatctctaataggtaaagatgggtcctaatcccacccgagaatgtgtagattgagtacgttgtccatgctctaccccattccgagacaaaatttcggcagcacctccccgctgttctccaaatacacgtctcggcaaaatgccgagagaatgtgcatccggagaacaacagggaggcgccgccgaaatcctgtctcgaaacggggtagagcatgaacaacgtacccaa from Triticum urartu cultivar G1812 chromosome 3, Tu2.1, whole genome shotgun sequence encodes:
- the LOC125548347 gene encoding F-box/kelch-repeat protein At1g80440-like, coding for MGDLIPGLPEEVARECLLRVGFRQLPAARRTSRQWKAEVESPLYGRLRRANGHARPILALAQALPALAASGPARKYAASAALSNSYRLVLHDPADGGWATLPPLPGGRGLPLFCQLAAVACGERRKLVVVGGWDPETWAPTDTVHVYDFLEGAWRSGAPMPGPRRSFFACAATGRRVFVAGGHDEEKNALRSAAAYDAEADAWAALPDMALERDEPRGVRVGARFVVVGGYPTEAQGRFTGTGEAFDTDAWAWDPVLDRIVNEGACPGTCCAAPSAAGAMYMLRDGHLAVRDGDSGWRAVAPVPEDGRAATVIVAIGDGRVAAIGAGRHGGEQAVYVLNKEAGTNGAAPSWARARAPQEFAGHVQAACCVEV
- the LOC125548348 gene encoding serrate RNA effector molecule homolog, producing the protein MAGGAGRRDAEAAVRIGSGNVFAALEALKKKKKKKPSASASTPGRKVKGTKNAAAAGKGEENAPRPPPEVFWAPAPLKSKSWADVEDEDDEDYFATTAPPRPVWETASAAADGKAGAEEETESENDGLDVDVGDDELEEPEHGHEVDVPSEPEVKESAPVPVHSKDTEKQLSKKELKKKELAELDAVLAELGISENATLADVTSKSERKPDGQKGDGDKKGLPVPSESKTSKKKKLRKEKPSKDSKDQPNEVDSSKDHGEAADDTKSGEEATAVDLKEKMKKIAASKKKKSSKEVDAAAKHAAMEAAARSAKLAAAKKKEKSHYNQQPVR